TCACGGTGGGTGAGGATCCGGCGACGGACGACGTCGTCCTCGAGCCGGTCGACACGCGCCACGCTTACATCGAAAACGGCCAGCTCGAGCTCTCGGTGAACGCCTACGGCGACAACGCGCGGACGATCGTCGACGTGTTCACCATCTCGGTCGGCGAGGACGCCGACGACCTCGAGCAGGTGTGGATCGAGCACGACGTCGACGGGGTGCAGTTTTACGCGGACGGGAATCCGGGCGCCCAGATCACGACCGAGTCGAGACTCGAGCCCGCGCCTGGTGACGTCGTCCGCGTCGGCGTCACGGTCGACTCTCGCCTCGCGCAGGCGGGCACGGAAACGTTTACGATTCACGTCCTGTACGAGGACGACGTCGAGGACGGGCCCGCCGAGACGCCCGACGGCGAGGACGGGCCCGACGAGGTGGATCCGGCCGCCATCGAACTGATCGACCTCGAGGTCACGCCGGCCGAACCTCGCGCGGGGGACACCCTCGAGGTGACCGCAACGTACGAGAACACGGGTGGGATGACCGGCGAGACGGTGGCCGAGCTGGTCGTCGGTGGAACCGTCGTCGACGCGGGGACGGTGACGGTGCCGGCGGGCGAGCGCGAGTCGATCACGTTCGAGTGGACGCTCGCGGCGGCCGGCACGTACACCCTCGAGGTGAGTGGCGAGACGGCGACGGTGACGGTTGCCGAGCCCGACGAACCGCTGCCGGCGATCGAGGTGATCGACGTCGACCTCGAGGCCGAGGAACTCGAGTTGGGCGAGGCCGTCGTCGTGACCGCGACCCTCGAGAACCGGGGCAACGCGACGGGTGAGACGACGGCCGAACTCGAGGTCGGCGGTGGCGTCGTCGACGCCGAGACGGTCGCCCTCGAGCCCGACGAGGCGGTGACGGTGACCCTCGAGTGGGTGCCCGGTCAGCCGGGGAGCTACGAGGTCGCGGTCAACGGCGTCGACGCGGGAACGGTGACGGTGAGCGACGACGGCACGCCCGTGACGACGGTCACCGAACGCGTGCTCATGAGCCCGACGACGGCCGTCGTCGCGCCGCCGCTGGCAGCCGGGTTGCTGTTGCTGATCCCGGTCGTGCGGCGACACCGGGACGTCTGGGACCCCCGGTGGACCGACGAGCGCCGCGACTGACGGCTCGACTGCCGTCGGCTCCCGCGATTCAAAGCGCGACCCACTCGATGGCCCCTCACACTGGGCCGCAAGCCTTAGGGCGTTTCCAGACCGTACTAAAGACTTGAAAGTGAATTGTGTCGAGATGTAGTACCTCGTGGGCAGCAGTGATCAGCGGAAGAGGGTCGGGAGCCGTCGGTGCATTCCGCCGTTGGGGTGAGTCGCCGTGAGCGGGCGAACGATCCTCGGTCGGCTCCTCACGATCGTCGTCGTGCTCGTGCTCGTCTCGCTGCTGCTCGGACAGCTCCTCGGCCAGCCCATCCTGCTCGGATACGTCGCGACAGGCAGTATGGAGCCGACGATGAACGCCGGCGACGGCTTCGTCGCGGTTCCGAGCGCGCTCACGGGATCACCGGCTCCGGGTGACGTCGTCGTCTTCGAGGCGCGAGAGCTCCACGACGGTGGGCTGACGACTCACCGCGTCGTCGACGAGACCGACGACGGCTACATCACGCGAGGGGACGCGAATCCGTTCACCGACCAGGACGCGGCCGAGCCGCCGGTGACCGACGGCCAGATCGTCGCCCACGCGCTGCAGGTCAACGGCGAGGTCGTGACGATTCCCCTCCTCGGAACGATCGTGATGGCCGTCCACGGCGTCCTCGAGTCGATCTACGGGGCGGTTGCGTCGGCGGCCGGACTGACGACGTCGGTCGACGGAGAAGGGATGGGTGCGTGGCTGGTCGGGATCGGAGTGGCGTTGCTGGGGCTGGGCTTCCTGCTCGAGCTCCTCGGCACGCCGGCACGCGAAACCGCCCGGCGGACGTCCCGGGAGAACGTCCTCGCGATTCGTGTCGTGCTCGCAGTCGTCCTGATTACCCTCGTCACGCTGGCGACCGCCGCGATGGTGCTGCCGTCGGGGGTAACGGAGTACGGCGTCGTGAGCACGACCGACCCGACGGACAATCCGCAAGTGCTCGCCCCGGGCGAATCCGGAACGCTGACGCGAACCGTAGAGAACAGCGGATTGCTCCCCGCCGTGGTCGCCTTCGAACCGGGCGACGGCGTCACGGCCGATCCGGAGCGAGTGACGGTGAGCGGACGCGACGAACTCGAGGCGACGGTCGAGTTGACCGCGCCCGAGGACGAAGGGGAGTACGTCAGGCACCTCGAGGAGCACCGGTACCTCGTGGTGCTCCCGCCGACGGTGCTCGTGTGGCTCCACGACGTTCACCCGCTCGTCGCGATCACGGCGGTCAACGGCGTCGTCGTCGCCGGAGCCGTCGCCGCCGTCCTCGCGCTGTTCGGTGCAGGCGACCTCCGGATCCGTCGGGCGGGCGACCACGTGCCGGTGTCGGTCCGAACGGCGCGAAAACTCAGACGGTTCCGACGATGAGCAGCCGTTCAATTCATCACACAGAGATTGCTGATCGCCCGTCCGGGCCACTACAATTATACGCTTCGAGACGCTCATTCAAATCGAGAGTGTCGGTCAATCGGACCGGTTGGATGGCCCGAAGTTGGGGGGTCGGGTCTCGAACCGGGCAGCGAATCCAGGGCCGACAGGGGGACGGAGACGAGCTACGATGATCGATAACCCGCGACTAGACCTGTTGATCGCCAAACACGGCCGCTGGCTGCTGATCGTGCTGATCGGCGTCGGCGTGCTCTCGTTCGCCGCAGCCGGGTGGGCAGTCGCATCGCCGCCACCGACGACGACCGAGACCGAGCAAGTGGGTGAGGAACGCGTCGCCACCGAGCTCCACGCGAGCGCGACCGTCGTCGACGGCGCCGACCTCTGGGAGGCAGGCGAGGTACTCGAGGACCAGCCCGTCTACCTCACCAACGCCACGCCGACGATAACGCTTCACACGACGACCGCGGTTCCGGCCGAGGATGCGACCGTCGTCCACGAGGTGTCGGTCGAACTCGCGGCCGACCGCGGCGGAGACGTGTTCTACGAAGAGACAGTGTTTCAGGATCGACAGGACGTGTCGATCGAAGATGGCGTGGCGACGTCGGACGTAGACGTGGACGTGACCGACATCGCCGACCGGCGCGACGAACTCCAGAGCCAGCTCGCCGGCGTGGGGTCGGTGACGGCGACCGTCAACGTCTACGTGACGATCGAGAGTCGAGACGGAGGCTGGTACGAGGTGGAGGCGGGCGACGAGCCGACGCTGTCGACGGACCTCGAGCTAACCACCGACGCCTACTGGCTCGAAGCGGTGGAGCCGGTCGAACGGAAAGAGCCCGTGACGGTCACG
This portion of the Natronobeatus ordinarius genome encodes:
- a CDS encoding CARDB domain-containing protein, with amino-acid sequence MPSTKVLLTAAALCFLVALAVPTAAITVGEDPATDDVVLEPVDTRHAYIENGQLELSVNAYGDNARTIVDVFTISVGEDADDLEQVWIEHDVDGVQFYADGNPGAQITTESRLEPAPGDVVRVGVTVDSRLAQAGTETFTIHVLYEDDVEDGPAETPDGEDGPDEVDPAAIELIDLEVTPAEPRAGDTLEVTATYENTGGMTGETVAELVVGGTVVDAGTVTVPAGERESITFEWTLAAAGTYTLEVSGETATVTVAEPDEPLPAIEVIDVDLEAEELELGEAVVVTATLENRGNATGETTAELEVGGGVVDAETVALEPDEAVTVTLEWVPGQPGSYEVAVNGVDAGTVTVSDDGTPVTTVTERVLMSPTTAVVAPPLAAGLLLLIPVVRRHRDVWDPRWTDERRD
- a CDS encoding signal peptidase I; its protein translation is MSGRTILGRLLTIVVVLVLVSLLLGQLLGQPILLGYVATGSMEPTMNAGDGFVAVPSALTGSPAPGDVVVFEARELHDGGLTTHRVVDETDDGYITRGDANPFTDQDAAEPPVTDGQIVAHALQVNGEVVTIPLLGTIVMAVHGVLESIYGAVASAAGLTTSVDGEGMGAWLVGIGVALLGLGFLLELLGTPARETARRTSRENVLAIRVVLAVVLITLVTLATAAMVLPSGVTEYGVVSTTDPTDNPQVLAPGESGTLTRTVENSGLLPAVVAFEPGDGVTADPERVTVSGRDELEATVELTAPEDEGEYVRHLEEHRYLVVLPPTVLVWLHDVHPLVAITAVNGVVVAGAVAAVLALFGAGDLRIRRAGDHVPVSVRTARKLRRFRR
- a CDS encoding DUF5305 domain-containing protein encodes the protein MIDNPRLDLLIAKHGRWLLIVLIGVGVLSFAAAGWAVASPPPTTTETEQVGEERVATELHASATVVDGADLWEAGEVLEDQPVYLTNATPTITLHTTTAVPAEDATVVHEVSVELAADRGGDVFYEETVFQDRQDVSIEDGVATSDVDVDVTDIADRRDELQSQLAGVGSVTATVNVYVTIESRDGGWYEVEAGDEPTLSTDLELTTDAYWLEAVEPVERKEPVTVTREVEEPRNTSMIGGLAALGVGSFGAAAFVFGRREIDVEVARQRVQERRYADWISRGSMPMWIGDHQIELDSLEDVVDVAIDTGERVVHDRNRDLFAVVSDNVVYYYGARGTWSETAWPSIDLDSGSTGPSSEIPPEADGEPSMHVDEGELPDPDDEDAWHKL